One region of Zootoca vivipara chromosome 7, rZooViv1.1, whole genome shotgun sequence genomic DNA includes:
- the GPR25 gene encoding probable G-protein coupled receptor 25: protein MEPAQMVTGSSMTETWSGDFESSTIDNYGDLANYDICHLQELPFAYIFIPTVYYITFLIGFFGNLFVILLMARKEGRKRLVDTFVLNLAVADLVFVCTLPFWAVSKALGYWCFGEGLCKFSSYAITVNRCSSILFLMGMSVERFLVMTKQWDSRTVSTKKSIAMSCGCIWVFSLLLGMPSLFYRKLNLVDDRFLCHDKPSPTFSLIMLILTFLLPLGVILFCYCSIFSKLRSHVHLGKRRNNALKIIFAIVGAFICSWLPFNVLKVFFVFTMAQDIHPPCSAMMALTWGLTISACLAFVNSCVNPIIYVFMDQQFRQQALKHFPAFCSKRGNVQSSALSFSSTDTSLLFASRKKPTPATSARVGDPESKGVGL from the coding sequence ATGGAACCTGCTCAGATGGTGACTGGATCATCGATGACTGAAACCTGGAGTGGCGATTTTGAGTCATCCACTATAGACAATTATGGTGACCTGGCGAATTATGACATTTGCCACCTGCAAGAACTACCATTTGCCTATATTTTTATCCCCACCGTCTACTACATTACTTTCCTCATTGGTTTCTTTGGGAACCTCTTTGTGATCCTGTTGATGGCACGAAAGGAAGGCCGGAAGAGGCTCGTGGACACCTTTGTCCTCAACCTGGCCGTGGCTGACCTGGTCTTCGTATGCACTCTGCCTTTCTGGGCTGTATCAAAAGCTCTTGGTTACTGGTGCTTTGGCGAGGGGCTATGCAAGTTCAGTAGCTATGCCATCACTGTGAACCGTTGCTCTAGCATCTTGTTCCTGATGGGCATGAGTGTGGAACGCTTCCTCGTGATGACCAAGCAGTGGGATTCCAGGACCGTCAGCACCAAGAAGAGCATAGCTATGAGCTGTGGTTGCATCTGGGTGTTCTCCCTTCTGTTGGGAATGCCATCTCTATTCTACAGAAAGTTGAACCTGGTGGATGACAGGTTTTTGTGCCATGACAAGCCCTCCCCCACCTTCAGCTTGATTATGCTCATCTTGACCTTCCTCCTGCCTTTGGGAGTAATCTTGTTCTGCTATTGCTCTATCTTCTCCAAGCTTCGGAGCCATGTCCACCTAGGCAAGAGGAGAAACAATGCCCTCAAGATCATCTTTGCCATCGTTGGAGCATTTATCTGTTCTTGGCTGCCCTTCAACGTGTTAAAGGTATTCTTCGTCTTCACCATGGCCCAGGACATCCATCCCCCCTGCTCAGCAATGATGGCTCTCACGTGGGGGCTGACCATCAGTGCTTGCCTGGCATTCGTAAACAGCTGTGTTAACCCTATCATCTATGTCTTTATGGATCAGCAATTCCGACAGCAGGCCCTGAAGCATTTCCCTGCTTTCTGCAGCAAAAGGGGAAATGTGCAAAGTTCAGCCCTGTCCTTTTCATCCACAGACACAAGCCTCCTATTTGCCAGCAGAAAGAAGCCCACACCAGCAACATCAGCTCGGGTAGGAGACCCAGAGAGCAAAGGGGTAGGTTTGTAA